A single genomic interval of Zonotrichia albicollis isolate bZonAlb1 chromosome 33, bZonAlb1.hap1, whole genome shotgun sequence harbors:
- the LOC102066625 gene encoding keratin, type II cytoskeletal 6A has translation MSRQSVCRSFGVGSKRGFSSCSAVGGGFGGGGRSRISYSSFSTSRGIGGGGHCAGFSSRSLHNLGGSTRISMGSSYGSGYGCRIGGFGGGFPGGFGGIGGGVIGGGMGGFCGPIRGGPGFPGGIQPVQVDPTLLRPVHVDIDPQIQQVKCQEKEQIKTLNNQFASFIDKVRFLEQQNKVLSTKWELLQQQGPSGPRKNLDVIFENYIQNLRRRLESLLGQRGQLESELQNMRQYVEEFKTKYEEEINRRTAAENEFVVLKKDVDCAYMTKVELEAKVGALTDEINFLRCMYEEELAQMQTISRDLSVVVSMDNNRHLDLDSIIEEVRRQYEQIAQNSRAEAEAWYQSRYEELQSTAGRHGDNLRNTKIEIQELSRNVQRLRTEIENVKKQNHHLQSAIAEAEERGEMATKDARRKLEELECALSKDKEELARLLKEYQELLNIKIALDVEIAMYRKLLEGEENRLCLENPSNVNVSVVGRSTVCGGRSASFGASNGLSAGGVCTVGGPNIIGGSCGMGAGILSGGFSSGSGRMCSTAGGSFMAGGGSSSVRRCVTTTTVKSSGVKY, from the exons ATGTCTCGTCAGTCTGTCTGCAGAAGCTTCGGAGTTGGGAGCAAAAGGGgattcagctcctgctctgctgttggTGGTGGCTTTGGAGGCGGCGGCCGGAGCAGGATCAGCTACAGCTCGTTCTCCACATCCAGGGGGATTGGAGGTGGCGGACACTGTGCAGGATTCAGCAGCCGGAGCCTCCACAACCTGGGTGGCAGCACAAGGATTTCCATGGGCAGCTCATATGGCAGTGGCTACGGTTGTAGAATTGGTGGCTTTGGTGGAGGATTTCCAGGAGGATTCGGTGGCATTGGAGGAGGTGTCATTGGTGGAGGAATGGGTGGCTTTTGTGGCCCCATCAGAGGTGGCCCCGGGTTCCCTGGAGGCATCCAGCCGGTGCAGGTGGACCCAACCCTCCTGCGGCCAGTCCACGTTGACATTGACCCTCAGATCCAGCAAGTGAAGTgccaggagaaggagcagaTCAAGACTCTGAACAACCAGTTTGCCTCCTTCATCGACAAG GTCCggttcctggagcagcagaacaaGGTGCTCTCCACCAagtgggagctgctccagcagcaaggGCCGTCGGGGCCCAGGAAGAACCTGGATGTGATCTTTGAGAACTACATCCAGAACCTGCGGAGGAGGCTGGAGTCTCTGCTGGGGCAGCGGGGCCAGCTGGAATCGGAGCTGCAGAACATGAGGCAGTACGTGGAGGAGTTCAAAACCAA GTATGAGGAGGAGATCAACCGTCGCACGGCTGCTGAGAACGAGTTTGTGGTGCTGAAGAAG GATGTGGACTGTGCCTACATGACCAAAGTTGAGTTGGAAGCCAAGGTGGGAGCTCTGACAGACGAAATCAACTTCCTGAGGTGCATGTACGAGGAG GAGCTGGCTCAGATGCAGACGATCAGCCGGGACCTGTCCGTGGTGGTGTCCATGGACAACAACCGGCACCTGGACCTGGACAGCATCATCGAGGAGGTCCGGCGCCAGTACGAGCAGATCGCTCAGAACAGCCGGGCTGAGGCTGAGGCCTGGTACCAGAGCCGG TATGAAGAgctccagagcacagctggCCGGCATGGGGACAACCTCCGCAACACCAAGATTGAGATCCAGGAGCTGTCCAGGAATGTCCAGAGGCTGCGGACAGAGATTGAGAACGTGAAGAAGCAG AACCATCATCTGCAGTCAGCCATTGCTGAGGCTGAGGAGAGGGGTGAGATGGCCACCAAGGATGCCAGGAGGAAGCTAGAAGAACTGGAATGTGCTCTGAGCAAGGACAAGGAGGAGCTGGCTCGCCTGCTGAAGGAgtaccaggagctgctgaacaTCAAGATTGCACTGGATGTTGAGATTGCCATGTACAGGAAGCTCCTGGAGGGAGAGGAGAACAG GCTCTGCTTAGAGAACCCCTCCAATGTGAATGTCT CTGTGGTGGGCAGAAGCACCGTGTGCGGAGGCAGATCTGCCAGCTTTGGAGCCAGCAATGgcctgagtgcaggaggcgtgTGCACGGTTGGTGGCCCGAACATCATCGGCGGCAGCTGcgggatgggagcagggatcctCAGCGGAGGCTTCTCCTCCGGGAGCGGGAggatgtgcagcactgcaggtggcagCTTCATGGCCGGGGGAGGCTCCTCCTCTGTGCGGAGATGCGTCACCACCACAACGGTCAAATCCTCCGGGGTCAAATACTGA